One Solea solea chromosome 5, fSolSol10.1, whole genome shotgun sequence genomic window carries:
- the tex9 gene encoding testis-expressed protein 9 isoform X1, which yields MAERSSVKKRQSLVPLTKRRPPSSSKTEKTKSVSNLTTKQTPDFFAQEQQYKLMNAELEAKTAELVKEAEQLMREQSEVLSTPLSTLLLTDFQDEEDSRTMTSQQCSVQESLKSRNRVTSSSSSSSQHVHARRPGKKSECQSQSTDMCGEAAQDFLSNTIRNIEEKMNEHVLDDHDTVASGVSEAQTRVFKAKIRILQEEVDQLSCEYYKKEDENAKLRAKVKDLEEDRSRLQKTTNVQQTQMEKHKALAEESAKKSEALQTQVSALNKEIENLNRSSKQAASAHSSMEVRLNRALEEVERTKTQLSKITHINKDKMKEENQSKENVLAENRMLKKHKAELIMGFKKQLKLIDLLKRQKMHFEAAKMLSFTEDEFMKALDWSNS from the exons ATGGCTGAAAGAAGTTCGGTAAAAAAGCGTCAGTCACTGGTTCCGCTG ACAAAGAGACGTCCACCGTCCAGCTCAAAGACAGAGAAGACTAAATCTGTTTCCAAtctcacaacaaaacaaactccGGACTTTTTTGCTCAGGAACAACAATACAA ACTCATGAATGCAGAGCTGGAAGCTAAAACAGCAGAGCTGGTCAAAGAGGCCGAGCAGCTGATG aGAGAACAGAGTGAAGTTCTGTCCACGCCTCTGTCCACACTTCTGCTCACAGACTTTCAAGATGAAGAGGATTCAAg GACAATGACGTCACAACAGTGCAGTGTGCAGGAGTCTCTGAAG AGCAGGAAcagagtgacatcatcatcatcatcatcatcacaacacGTGCATGCGAGAAGACCAGGGAAAAAGTCTGAGTGTCAATCCCA AAGCACAGACATGTGTGGAGAAGCTGCACAAGACTTTCTGTCAAACACCATCAGGAACATCGAGGAGAAGATGAACGAACATGTTCTGGATGATCATGACACAGTAGCATCAG GCGTTTCTGAAGCTCAAACACGGGTTTTCAAGGCAAAAATACGGATTTTGCAGGAAGAAGTGGATCAACTCTCATGTGAATATTATAAGAAG GAAGATGAAAATGCTAAACTCAGAGCTAAAGTGAAGGATCTAGAAGAGGATCGATCCAGATTACAGAAGACCACCAACGTCCAGCAAACACAGATGGAGAAGCACAAAGCTTTAGCCGAGGAGTCTGCAAAGAAATCTGAGGCTCTTCAAACACAAGTGTCTGCTTTAAACAAG GAAATAGAAAATCTGAACCGATCCAGCAAACAAGCAGCGTCTGCTCACAGCAGCATGGAGGTTCGTCTGAACAGAgctctggaggaggtggagaggacaAAGACTCAACTCAGCAAGATCACACACATCAACAAG GACAAGATGAAGGAGGAAAACCAGAGTAAAGAAAATGTCCTCGCTGAAAacagaatgttaaaaaaacacaaagctgaACTCATTATGGGATTTAAGAAACAGCTCAAGCTCATCGATCTTCTCAAAAGACAGAAG atgCACTTTGAAGCGGCAAAGATGTTGTCGTTCACAGAAGACGAGTTCATGAAGGCGCTGGACTGGAGCAACTCATAA
- the tex9 gene encoding testis-expressed protein 9 isoform X2: MNAELEAKTAELVKEAEQLMREQSEVLSTPLSTLLLTDFQDEEDSRTMTSQQCSVQESLKSRNRVTSSSSSSSQHVHARRPGKKSECQSQSTDMCGEAAQDFLSNTIRNIEEKMNEHVLDDHDTVASGVSEAQTRVFKAKIRILQEEVDQLSCEYYKKEDENAKLRAKVKDLEEDRSRLQKTTNVQQTQMEKHKALAEESAKKSEALQTQVSALNKEIENLNRSSKQAASAHSSMEVRLNRALEEVERTKTQLSKITHINKDKMKEENQSKENVLAENRMLKKHKAELIMGFKKQLKLIDLLKRQKMHFEAAKMLSFTEDEFMKALDWSNS; encoded by the exons ATGAATGCAGAGCTGGAAGCTAAAACAGCAGAGCTGGTCAAAGAGGCCGAGCAGCTGATG aGAGAACAGAGTGAAGTTCTGTCCACGCCTCTGTCCACACTTCTGCTCACAGACTTTCAAGATGAAGAGGATTCAAg GACAATGACGTCACAACAGTGCAGTGTGCAGGAGTCTCTGAAG AGCAGGAAcagagtgacatcatcatcatcatcatcatcacaacacGTGCATGCGAGAAGACCAGGGAAAAAGTCTGAGTGTCAATCCCA AAGCACAGACATGTGTGGAGAAGCTGCACAAGACTTTCTGTCAAACACCATCAGGAACATCGAGGAGAAGATGAACGAACATGTTCTGGATGATCATGACACAGTAGCATCAG GCGTTTCTGAAGCTCAAACACGGGTTTTCAAGGCAAAAATACGGATTTTGCAGGAAGAAGTGGATCAACTCTCATGTGAATATTATAAGAAG GAAGATGAAAATGCTAAACTCAGAGCTAAAGTGAAGGATCTAGAAGAGGATCGATCCAGATTACAGAAGACCACCAACGTCCAGCAAACACAGATGGAGAAGCACAAAGCTTTAGCCGAGGAGTCTGCAAAGAAATCTGAGGCTCTTCAAACACAAGTGTCTGCTTTAAACAAG GAAATAGAAAATCTGAACCGATCCAGCAAACAAGCAGCGTCTGCTCACAGCAGCATGGAGGTTCGTCTGAACAGAgctctggaggaggtggagaggacaAAGACTCAACTCAGCAAGATCACACACATCAACAAG GACAAGATGAAGGAGGAAAACCAGAGTAAAGAAAATGTCCTCGCTGAAAacagaatgttaaaaaaacacaaagctgaACTCATTATGGGATTTAAGAAACAGCTCAAGCTCATCGATCTTCTCAAAAGACAGAAG atgCACTTTGAAGCGGCAAAGATGTTGTCGTTCACAGAAGACGAGTTCATGAAGGCGCTGGACTGGAGCAACTCATAA
- the tex9 gene encoding testis-expressed protein 9 isoform X3, protein MFLYNYFTLCVCVCVCVCAGVSECAASCFYITTLLCVCVCVCVCVCVCVCVCVQESLKSRNRVTSSSSSSSQHVHARRPGKKSECQSQSTDMCGEAAQDFLSNTIRNIEEKMNEHVLDDHDTVASGVSEAQTRVFKAKIRILQEEVDQLSCEYYKKEDENAKLRAKVKDLEEDRSRLQKTTNVQQTQMEKHKALAEESAKKSEALQTQVSALNKEIENLNRSSKQAASAHSSMEVRLNRALEEVERTKTQLSKITHINKDKMKEENQSKENVLAENRMLKKHKAELIMGFKKQLKLIDLLKRQKMHFEAAKMLSFTEDEFMKALDWSNS, encoded by the exons ATGTTTTTATATAACTactttactctgtgtgtgtgtgtgtgtgtgtgtgtgtgtgcaggagtcTCTGAATGTGCTGCATCATGTTTTTATATAACTactttactctgtgtgtgtgtgtgtgtgtgtgtgtgtgtgtgtgtgtgtgtgtgtgtgtgtgtgcaggagtcTCTGAAG AGCAGGAAcagagtgacatcatcatcatcatcatcatcacaacacGTGCATGCGAGAAGACCAGGGAAAAAGTCTGAGTGTCAATCCCA AAGCACAGACATGTGTGGAGAAGCTGCACAAGACTTTCTGTCAAACACCATCAGGAACATCGAGGAGAAGATGAACGAACATGTTCTGGATGATCATGACACAGTAGCATCAG GCGTTTCTGAAGCTCAAACACGGGTTTTCAAGGCAAAAATACGGATTTTGCAGGAAGAAGTGGATCAACTCTCATGTGAATATTATAAGAAG GAAGATGAAAATGCTAAACTCAGAGCTAAAGTGAAGGATCTAGAAGAGGATCGATCCAGATTACAGAAGACCACCAACGTCCAGCAAACACAGATGGAGAAGCACAAAGCTTTAGCCGAGGAGTCTGCAAAGAAATCTGAGGCTCTTCAAACACAAGTGTCTGCTTTAAACAAG GAAATAGAAAATCTGAACCGATCCAGCAAACAAGCAGCGTCTGCTCACAGCAGCATGGAGGTTCGTCTGAACAGAgctctggaggaggtggagaggacaAAGACTCAACTCAGCAAGATCACACACATCAACAAG GACAAGATGAAGGAGGAAAACCAGAGTAAAGAAAATGTCCTCGCTGAAAacagaatgttaaaaaaacacaaagctgaACTCATTATGGGATTTAAGAAACAGCTCAAGCTCATCGATCTTCTCAAAAGACAGAAG atgCACTTTGAAGCGGCAAAGATGTTGTCGTTCACAGAAGACGAGTTCATGAAGGCGCTGGACTGGAGCAACTCATAA
- the LOC131459560 gene encoding testis-expressed protein 9-like, with product MNNTEEKTNNAVPHEDAVDDHVSHVGDNVGAGISEAQIRVFKAKVEILHEELDQLLCENYKKEDENAKLRAKVKDLEEDRSRLQKTINSQQTQMEKHKASVKESDRKSEALQTQVSALNKEIENLNRSSKQAASAHSSMEVRLNRALEEVERTKTQLSKITHINKDKMKEENQSKENVLAENRMLKKQKADLIVGFKKQLRLIDLLKKQKLHLEAAKLLSFTEDEFTKALHRFSV from the exons ATGAACAACACTGAGGAGAAGACAAACAACGCCGTCCCTCATGAAGACGCTGTGGACGATCACGTGTCCCATGTTGGAGACAACGTAGGAGCAG GTATTTCTGAAGCTCAAATACGAGTTTTCAAGGCTAAAGTGGAGATTTTACACGAAGAACTGGATCAGCTCTTGTGTGAAAATTATAAGAAG GAAGATGAAAATGCTAAACTCAGAGCTAAAGTGAAGGATCTTGAAGAGGATCGATCCAGATTACAGAAGACCATCAACTCTCAGCAAACACAGATGGAGAAGCACAAAGCTTCAGTGAAAGAATCTGACAGAAAATCTGAGGCTCTTCAAACACAAGTGTCTGCTTTAAACAAG GAAATAGAAAATCTGAACCGATCCAGCAAACAAGCAGCGTCTGCTCACAGCAGCATGGAGGTTCGTCTGAACAGAgctctggaggaggtggagaggacaAAGACTCAACTCAGCAAGATCACACACATCAACAAG GACAAGATGAAGGAGGAAAACCAGAGTAAAGAAAATGTCCTCGCTGAAAACAGAATGTTAAAAAAGCAGAAAGCAGATTTGATCGTGGGATTTAAGAAACAGCTCAGACTCATTGATCTTCTGAAAAAACAGAAG tTGCATTTAGAAGCTGCCAAACTGTTGTCGTTCACAGAGGACGAGTTCACGAAGGCTCTGCACAGATTCAGCGTTTAA